DNA sequence from the Colletotrichum higginsianum IMI 349063 chromosome 10, whole genome shotgun sequence genome:
aGCGGCGTCCCGGCCCTCATACAGATGGGCCTCCTGGGCTCCGGGGGCGGCTCCGCCAGCTACGGCGTCCTGGTCTGCCTGACGTTCCTCTCCGGGTTCTGGGGCTTGTCCTTCGCGGTCCCCCTGCGGAGCCTCTTCGTCCTGAAGCTCGCCCGGCCGCTAAACCTCACGTTCCCCCTCGGcaccgcctcggccatcaccatcaaAACCCTGCACTCCAGGTCCGAGGGCGCCCAggcgtcgtcgcggcggAGCCTCGTGTCCATCAGTATCGCGTTCGCCGCGTCGCTCGTCTGGGCCGTCGCCAGCTCGTACGCGCCGGGCATCCTGTACACCTGGAATGTGTTCTGGTGGATCTACAAATGGGGCGGCcacggcatcatcgccgccgtcagctGGGGCTGGCTCTCGTGGTCCTGGTCGCCGGCGCTGCTGGGCATGGGCATGCTCGTCGGCCTCAACCCGGCGCTGTCCTTCGTGCTGGGGTCGGTCCTCGCCTGGGGCATCATCGGGCCGatcctcgtccgcctcgagGTCGCCTCGGGTCTCCCCGTGAGTGCCGAGTATCCCGGCCTGGTGACGTATAACGCATTCAACCCGACCAAGTTCAGGGACGACCCTTCGCCCCGGTACTGGATCCTGTGGCCGGCCGTCTTCATGATGCTGGCCGTTTCCCTCACCACGATCGTGCTCGAGGCCAAATCCTTTGGGAAGCTGGCTTGGTACGGCATCATGACCCTTCGTCAAAGGTTGTCAAAGAACCGACAGCGGCAGACGACCATCCGCCAGGGAGAGAGCACCGCCGTGTTCGACCCCGTGCCCGAGCAGTACCGCATTAGGTGGTGGGAGtggctcggcctcggcaccgtttccttcgccatcgccatgacCGTCCTCCCGCTCCAGTTCGACATCGGTGCCGACATGAGCCTGCTGCATCTCGCCCTAGGCTTTTTctgggccgtcgtcgtcatccaggTGTTCGGCGCCGTGGGCTCCTCGCCCATCAGCAGCGTCTCCAAGGGCTCGCAATTCATCACGGGCTCCATCATGCGGGACCAGGTCGACAAACtgggcgccgacgtggcCGCGCGGTCCAACCTGATCGGCGCCACGGTGTCGTCGGGCGCGGCGCAGCAGTCAGCCGAGCTGGTCCAAGACTTCCGGACGGGGTTCCTCCTCGGTACGCCGACGCGGCCGCAGTGGTACGCGCAGTTGATGGGGACCATGATCTCGACGCTCGTGATGCCGGGGCTTTTCCTGCTCTTCACCAGGGCGTTCCCGTGCATCCTGGACCCGGCCGCCACGTACTGCCAGTTCGCCACGCCCTCCGTCACCGCGTGGCgcatcgtcaccgtcggcATCCTCTCGCCGGTCATGCCCATAAGCACGTCCAGCTGGGTCGCGTCCGTCATCGCTGTCGTCTTGGGCGTGGGGGCGACGGTTCTGAAGAGATGGCTCAGCCTCCACCCCACGCGCAAGCACTGGGAATTCCGTGTCCCCAacatggccgtcgtcgggctgGCCATGACGGTTCCCGGGTCCGTCTCCTCCATAACGTTTGCGctgggggcggcggcggcggcgctctgGGCCAGGTACGGGAAGGAGTCGCACGCGACATACTTCTATTCGGTAGCTGCTGGCGCCATTGCCGGGGAGGGTGTTGGGTACGTGATTCTCAGCATTCTTCAGATCGCCGAGGTTGCAGGTCCTACGTACTTTGGAACGAAGCTGGGTTGCGTTGCCGAGATTTGCTAATTTAGGGTCCTGACGTATGTGTTGCCCGTGATGGCATCTGATGCTGTCGTTCGAAGACGGTGTCTGGAAAGTGTTAACGAGTACTGAATGAATGATTTGCAGATTAGCACAATTATCTAGAGCCTGCGCGGCGATCACGATGTGTTTGTTACCCTTATCCGTTCGTGTGTCCGCCTTGATGGCTTAGCTATGTTTTCCTCAACACAAAGATTCAcagcgccgcccccgtcatTTATCCTTTGGAGATAAATTCGAAGAGGTGTTCTCCACTATGTCTGTCTTGAAGTAAACAGGCAGGAGAGATTCATGATACATCCCTTCGCTGGCTGGATAAAGATAATGTCGTCATTCCTGTCAAGACCACAATTGCTGCACGGCAACTGTGGGACCGTATTTGCGCCTTCATAGAAGAAAAGTGACCAGACGCAAAAGAAAACCCTCCAGCATAGTATAAGGGTCGTCGATGGGGTTCGGTCTGGACTTAAATTAGTGTCCTCCGTGATTATACTCGGTAGTGGGGCCGACCCGGGTCCGGCCCGGCCTGGGTCACAGTCCCGGGCGACGGGGGCATCGGCCGGCGCGGAAATCCGGATCAAGAGACCGAACATGGACGGGGGAAGAAAGCATTCGAGAACGACTTAGCTCTCACGCTGGCTGCCTAGCGAGTGGTAAGCCCCAGACGCGCAACAACGCAGCCAGCAAAACTTCTCTGGTATCTATCTCCCTGTTTTCTTTGTGCCCAGTTCGGCGGCATCAATGGCCATGTACGTCAACCCTGTCCTGCAAAGATGTTCAACCCAAACACAATGATAAGCGTGTCGTGGTAACATCATAAGCCAGGAATGCTTGCTGTAGACTGCAGACATATTGAGTCCTCTGAAGTACTAGCCATTCTGACGCCGAGTGGCCTACCAACTAAACAGCATGCAGCTTGAATCGCCGCCGATTTCGGAATTTTCGAGATGCCAACGCCCGGCTTTTACTGACCGAACTGTGTCTTGCATGAGACCCCGGGAGAGCCTGGGAGAGCCTGGGAGACAAGACAAGCGGTCTTCCCCCGCACTGGTTGGTCAAGTTCTTGCGTAAGATTTTCTTCCTCACCCTTGCAATCAGTGGGCCGAGCCGGCATTTCGTCACCGGGACCCCCATTGATGGATTGCATCTTCCCCGTCCGATGCTTGCTCGCACGGGGCCTTGCGGGGAGGCGAGTTTCTGCCGTTTCTGCAAAGGTACTATCGAAAAGTACGTAACGGTAACGGTATCGAGCGACGACATGTCTGATATCTTGAGTTGTTTGGCCAGGAATCTTTGCCAGAACCATGCTAGCCCCTTCACAAGGGGACTGACAGATTGCCACACCCGAAGTCGTCTCAGGGGCCAGCCTTTTTATGCCCCCCCTCGCACCCCCCCTTGCATATGATACCTTCTCAGGCTCTATCAAGCTaggggcgccgccggcgacacAAGCCCAGCATCAGAGATAATGCAGCTTGCCGATACCGTGGTCCATCTCCCATAGCTCGGTTGCCGCGACCGCAGCACCGGGCCGGTCGCTCTGGAATGTCTATCCAGGCGGGCCCATCGGTAGCTCGACGACTTCCAACAAATCTCACCAATATTTCGCAGGCAAGCCACTCTGTGAATAACCCGTCTGATTTCACATCACCAGACGCCAAGCATGGGCCGCGACACGAAACCacacggcgacggcgaaggcgaaggcgccACGACGGCCAAGATGAGCACGGCGCAATCGGCCGACCAGCACGACAACGTCGCCATCAACGCGTCGGGCCACGTCCAGGAGCTCGAGCGGAACTTCagcctcctctccctcgccggcgtcggcctcgtcgtcggcaacgTCTGGCccgccatcggcggctccatcctcgtcgccatcttcaacgGCGGGCCGCCCGGCGTGCTCTACGAGTTCGTCGCCGTGTCGGTCTGCTACTGGACCGTGGCCGCCAgcatcgccgagctcgcgAGCGCCGTgccctcgtccgccggcGTCTACCACTGGGCCTCGGTGACGCCCGGCCGCCGATGgggccgcgtcgtcggcttcttcgccggCTGGTGGAACTACCTGGCCTgggtcctcggcgccgcgagCATGGCGTCCATCTTCGGCAACACCGTCGTGCAGATGTACGCCCTCAACCACGCCGGGTTCGAGGCGCGGCCGTGGcacgtcttcgtcgtctACGTCGTCGCCACCTGGCTCGCctgcgccgtcgtctgccTGGCCAACGGCGCCCTGCCGAGGATCAACGACtttggcgtcgtcgccatcctggCCGGCTTCCTcatcaccgtcgtcgtcgtcgccgtcatgcccggccgcgacgggcggccgctccacgcctcgtcgtcgttcgtCTGGACCGAGTGGACCGCCGACATCGGGTACCCCGACGggttcgtcttcgtcgccggcatgCTCAACGGGGCCTTcagcgtcggcgccgtcgacgccacgACCCACCTGGCGGAGGAGATCCCGAACCCCCAGCGCAACGTGCCCATCGCCCTCGGGCTGCAGCTGAGCATCGGGTTCGTCACGGGCTTCTGCTATCTCGTCACCATCATGTACGCCATCCACGACTACGACGCCCTCTTCGAGTCCCCGTACCCCATCGCCGAGATTTACCGCCAGGCCACCgggtccgccgccggcgcgaccggcctgctcgccctcGTGCTCATCTGCATCGGCCTGACGCTGATAGGGCTGTACATCACTTGCGGACGCACGCTCTGggccctcgcccgcgacGGCGCGAGCCCCCGACCCGATGTGCTGGGGAAGGTGGACCATAGGCTGGGGATGCCGATGTGGTCCACGGTGGTGTCGGCCGTGTTGGTGACGGTGCTCGGGGCCATCTACGTCGGCAGCACCACGGCCTTCAACGCCTTTGTCGGCAGtttcatcctcctctccagCAGCTCCTATCTCGCCGCCATTCTGCCCAACCTCTTGGCGGGCAGGAAGAGGGTCGCTTACGGGCCCTTTCACATGCGGGGGTGGATCGGcttcgccgtcaacggcttCGCCTGCGCGTACATGTCGGTCTGGTTCGTCATCTACTGCTTCCCTTACGCGCTGCCGACGGATGCGCAGTCGATGAACTACGCCTGTGTGATTTGGGGGGGTCTCACGGCCTTCGTTGCCCTGTGGTGGTTCTTGGGGGCGAGGAAGGGGTACGAgggcccgacgacgacgggagGCGTCGTGGCCGAGATGGAAGTCGGCGGCGCAAGACATGCTGCGTGATGTGAATCGTTCTTTTTTGTGTCTTGGGGACTGTCTCTGTCGGGTATTCGCTTCGAGACATGTTGGCTAGTAAAAACTCGACGTTATTGCTGTATTAGATGTTCGCTACTATATTGTCTAGGCCGTACGTAACTACTAGCACAACGAGTGAGCTTTGATATGACGACTTTGGTTAGATTTCCGAATTACTTACAATGATGGGTTTCTAAAGACTGAAGCTCTGAAATAAtaaggaagaaagaagaaaacccTTAACAGGATGGAGACGGCCAAGGCTATCTTCCATCGCACGGCATGAAAATGACGGCATTGCACCCTTCCTTTTCGCCCGTGAATGGATCAGATACCGTAGAACCTGGGGCTTTCCGATTGGCCGCTTTCCCCTGCGTTAAATGATACGGTACAAGCTATTGCTGTTGGTCCAAGGAAACGCCACGGCCTAACTGCAGCAACACAACGTGCTGCAAATACCTAAATAACCACGGGACACCACTCCTCCTCTATACCGTTCCGCGAGGAGCTTCTTCTCACCTACTTTCCAACAGAAGATGCCAACGTGGGTTTGCGACTCGGAGGGTTGCGGCCGGCCAGCTGTCCGCAACCTCGGCGACTGCACTCTCTGCGATCAACATCTATGCTCCATCCACCTTCAACCCCCTTTTCATCAATGCCCTAGATGGGAGGTGAGTTGGGGGCAGCTTGGCCCATACATCTATCTCCGTGTCTGTTTACTTGCTAACCTCCCCATCGGCAGGATGCAGATGCCTACGATCCTGCGTCCCGAGAGGCCGAAGCACGCGAGCTGACGGTGCTGATTGACAAGGTCGACACCGCTGCTCTTGCAGCCCGAGCCAGCTTCTTGCGGCAAGGTACGCCTTGCCATATTGACCCGCTGCGTTACGACAGAGCCACGCGGAGTTCCGTGATGGGCGGCATGAACTACCACGTCGAGATCTGtttcgacgacggcgtccaaTGGATCGCCCGCATCCGCCGGTTCAACGCCACATCTCCGCCGGCTCAGCTCCGAGATTACATCATCCGGAGTGAGGCGGCGACCCTCGGGTTTCTTGAGAAGACGGGCGTGCCCGCTCCCAGGCTGTACGATTTCGCGTTGGAGCACGCCGACAACCCCGTCGGGGTCGGCTACATCCTGATGGAGAAGTTGCCGGGGAGGTCTCTCCGATGGTCCACCGCGACCCAGGAACAACGGAACACCGACATGAGCCAGCTCGCCGATACGTTTATCGAGCTTCACAAGTATCCGttcgacgtcctcggctCTCTCGACCGGCCGGGCGAGTCTCATGTCGGGGCGCTTGCTCGAGAATCGCTCACCGACTTTGCACGGTCCGAGATGCGGACCATCGGGCCATTCTCCTCTGTGGAGGAATACCACAGATCGTCGCTTCAGCTCGTCTTGGACTTGATTCTTCGCGGCGAGATGTACTCCAATCTAGCCGTGGACGCCTACCTGATCCACCGGTTCCTCATCGACTTGATACCCTCCGTGCTGCCAGGGCCAGAGCCAGATAACCAAAAGTTCTTCTATCTAAagcacgccgacgacaagggGGACCATATCCTGGTGGATGACGATTTCAACATTACGGGGATTATCGACTGGGAATGGGCCCATACCGCGCCGCCAGTTGTCGCGTTCAACTCCCCCATCGGCTTCCTACCGGTCGCCGACTTCTATAACGGTTCGAACGACCTGGGTGACGACGAAGTTACCTTTGCACGCCTGCTCGAGGAAAAGGGCCGCCGGGATCTGGGCTGGTTTGTTCGGCGCGGCCGGTTGCAGCACAGGTTCGCTTTCTGCTGCGGGTACGACCTCGCGGCGGACTGGAGCGGGTTCCAGGGCCTGTTTCGGGGGCTCCGGGACGCCGCCAAAGTggacgagggcctgggcTGGGAGGACTGGAAAGCTGTGGCGATGCGGCGTtatgaggaggaggccgggcTGCAGCAGCTGTTGTCCATGCAGAGGAAAGCCTTTTGCTCACAGAGCTAAAGTCTTGTCGCTTTGAAAGGTGCGTGAAAGTTGTGTGGTTCCAACAAAAAATATCAATGTCTCTTGAGTGTTTCTTACTAGGCAGTACGAGTCAGAATGTCTTTTCAAGGTATTGCAGGTGAGAGAGTTGTTCTGGTGGTTGCAATTGAGTAATGGAGTCGCAAATTGTCAACTCCACACTCCGGATCATGCTCCGGAAAATATGGGCAGTCATTTATTTTACTTCTTGATGCCACATGTCATGTCATGACATGCCATTTCATCATAGCAATGACCCTGAAAAGCATCTTGAGTAAGTTGGAAAGTCTAACGATAACTAGGGAGGTGGGTAGGTATCTAGTGTGGAGGAGGACTGTGTACTATGGTATGCTCTCTCTTCAGAGTCGTCTTCTCACCTACATACACCCTTCACATCTCTCACCTTGGCATAGATCATCTTTGACTTGTTCCTCGCGTCCCACAGCCCCGCTCAACTCCCGCAGATCGAAGCAACCGCATGATCTACCTGTACCTGTTGTACAGACTCTGGGGGTTATCTATCATCTATCCAAGGTTAGATCGATACTGTCTCGTTTCTGTACAAAGGTACTTGTCACTCCATGTCTCACTCACCCTTCTCCCCGACGTATAGACCGGACGAAAGTGGCCTGTGTCTGCTTAGATAAGCCCCGAGTGTGACGATTTAAAAGGCGCCTTAACCGCCCCCAGCCAACAAACCCATCCAAGCAACCAATCACTTGTCATCccccaacaacaaccccaaCACGCCCaccatctgcatctgcatctccatctccatctccatctccctctccgacttcgcccccccccccccatccctcGGGCCGTTCAGGTACAAAGCAAGGCAGCAGGAAGATCTCTCACTAGTCTaaacacacatacacacatacacacaacacacacacacacacacacacacaccatgAGGAGCAAgggttcgtcgtcggccgcccTCTCGCGTGATGCCAACCAGTCGTCGTACCCTTACAACCTCGGCACGTTTCATCGGTCTGTGAGCACGACCAGCACAGATGCCCAGGTTTGGTTCAGTCGCGGCCTGACCTGGGCGTATGCCTTCAACCACGAGGAGTCGGCGAGGTGCTTCCAGAAGGCCATCGACCACGACCCCTTCTGCGCCATGGCCTACTGGGGCCTCGCCTTCGTCCTGGGGCCCAACTACAACAAGCCGTGGAAGGTGTTTGACGGACACGACCTGGCCGAGACCACCAGGCGCGCCCACCACACCATCATGCAGGCAAAGGGCCactcggccagggcgaccCCCGTCGAGAGcgccctcatcgacgccctcgtccgccgctATCCGCAGGAGACGCCCGCCGAGGACTGTTCCCGGTGGAACCAGGACTACGCCCAGGCCATGGACTCGGTGATGCGGGCCTAtcccgacgacctcgacgtcgtcgccctctgGACCGACGCCACCATGAACGTCACGCCGTGGAACCTGTGGAACTACAAGACCGGGAAGCCCACCCCCGGCGCCAGGACCCTGGAGATCAAGGACGTCATGGACCGCACCTTCAGGCTGAGGGGCTCTCTGCAGCACCCGGGCCTCCTCCACCTGTACATCCACCTCATGGAGATGTCGCCCacgcccgaggccgccctcACCATAGCCGACAACCTGCGCGGCCTCGTCCCGGACGCCGGCCACCTTGAGCACATGCCCACCCACCTCGACATCATCTGCGGCCAGTACCGCCGCGCCATCGCCTCCAACTCGGACGCCATCCGCGCCGACTCCAAGTTCCTCGCCCGCGAGGGCCCCCTCAACTTCTACACCCTGTACCGCTCTCACGACTTCCACTTCCGCCTGTACGGCGCCATGCTGTGCGGCCAGTCCAAGGTCGCCCTCGAGACGGTCCGGGAGCTCGAGTCCACCATCTCGGAGGATCTCCTGCGCGTCGAGTCGCCGCCCATGGCCGACTGGCTGGAGGGCTTCCTCGGCATGCGCATGCACGCCCTCATCCGCTTCGGCCGCTGGGACGACATCCACGCCCTCGAGCTGCCCCGGGACCCCAAGCTCTACtgcgcgacgacggccatgacGCACTACGCCAAGGGCGTCGCCCTGGCCGTGCAGGGCAGGATagacgaggccgagcaggagcGGCGGCtgttcgccgaggccctcgagcgGCTACCCTCGTCGCGCGCCGTCTTCAACAACACCTGCCAGGAgatcctcgccatcggcgagGCGATGCTggacggcgagctggccTACCGGAAGGGCGACTACGACACCGCCTTCGCGCACCTccgcaaggccgtcgagagggACGACGCCCTCCCCTACGACGAGCCCTGGGGCTGGATGCAGCCGGCGCGgcacgccctcggcgcgctgctgctcgagcagggccgcgtcgaggaggcggcggccgtctacagcgccgacctcggcatcgacgagtCCCTGCCGCGGGCCCAGCGCCACCCCAACAACGTCTGGGCCCTCCACGGCCTGTACGAGTGCCTGGTGAGgctcggccgcgacgacgaggccagGATCCTCAAGCCCCAGCTGAACCTggccctggccgtcgccgacgtgccCATCAAGTCGTCGTGCTTCTGCCGCCTGAGGACCGTCGATTGACAGACACGGTCGCTGAGGCCGCCGTCCcagcgcggcggcagcctcggCGACCCTCGGGAACCACGAGCCAAGTTATGACACTGGCTTTCtggggggggcgggggtgCCTCGGTGGTGACGGAGCATTCGACGGTGATGTAAGGGGACCTCACACCGATGGAGGGTATAGTGAGTGAGAATCAGGGGAGGGGTGTTGGAAGCAAGACATCGGCGGCGGGATGCATACGGCAGACGACCTACAAGTGAAATCAGCGGGCTCATTCTCAGTTTTAAGTGACTCTGGTGTCTTTGGTGCTTTCTAAAGAGATACTTGGCAGCTTGTTCGGTTCAATGATCATAGTTAATAAACGCAGCCTGGCTTTTGGAATCATTGAAAAATCAAACCAGCATTTTGACGACAAGACGACCTAAGTACACTCCTGGTGCATTAACACATTTGTAGTAGAGGATTAACTAGCTTAACATCCTCTAGAGTAAACTTGGTTTTTAAAAACACAAGAAGATGTTGTGTACATGGCCGAGACAGCTTCGTGTGGTTGTAGAAATCGATACAATAAATCAGAACAGAAGATCTGTGCAGTAGAGCCCCTTAGCTAGCATTAATCCCCCCCAAACCATTAACCCTAATCGAAAAGTGAACAATTCCTAAGCAATCAATTGGGTGCTATGTCAACGTGTCAGCGGTCCTGGAGCGGTTCAGTTGGTTGTATCCATACATGCT
Encoded proteins:
- a CDS encoding Oligopeptide transporter; amino-acid sequence: MSSAGEKPMSTPGPDIKNGPAFVADADEGKKSINLGQVLVDDTFLPLRDVEPYDGRRILTVRAVVTGGLLGSLIACSNLYLGLKTGFGADATLFASIFGFGILKFLERSKLPLVSGYFGPHENNIVQATALGCVGVGFIFVSGVPALIQMGLLGSGGGSASYGVLVCLTFLSGFWGLSFAVPLRSLFVLKLARPLNLTFPLGTASAITIKTLHSRSEGAQASSRRSLVSISIAFAASLVWAVASSYAPGILYTWNVFWWIYKWGGHGIIAAVSWGWLSWSWSPALLGMGMLVGLNPALSFVLGSVLAWGIIGPILVRLEVASGLPVSAEYPGLVTYNAFNPTKFRDDPSPRYWILWPAVFMMLAVSLTTIVLEAKSFGKLAWYGIMTLRQRLSKNRQRQTTIRQGESTAVFDPVPEQYRIRWWEWLGLGTVSFAIAMTVLPLQFDIGADMSLLHLALGFFWAVVVIQVFGAVGSSPISSVSKGSQFITGSIMRDQVDKLGADVAARSNLIGATVSSGAAQQSAELVQDFRTGFLLGTPTRPQWYAQLMGTMISTLVMPGLFLLFTRAFPCILDPAATYCQFATPSVTAWRIVTVGILSPVMPISTSSWVASVIAVVLGVGATVLKRWLSLHPTRKHWEFRVPNMAVVGLAMTVPGSVSSITFALGAAAAALWARYGKESHATYFYSVAAGAIAGEGVGYVILSILQIAEVAGPTYFGTKLGCVAEIC
- a CDS encoding Amino acid permease, with protein sequence MGRDTKPHGDGEGEGATTAKMSTAQSADQHDNVAINASGHVQELERNFSLLSLAGVGLVVGNVWPAIGGSILVAIFNGGPPGVLYEFVAVSVCYWTVAASIAELASAVPSSAGVYHWASVTPGRRWGRVVGFFAGWWNYLAWVLGAASMASIFGNTVVQMYALNHAGFEARPWHVFVVYVVATWLACAVVCLANGALPRINDFGVVAILAGFLITVVVVAVMPGRDGRPLHASSSFVWTEWTADIGYPDGFVFVAGMLNGAFSVGAVDATTHLAEEIPNPQRNVPIALGLQLSIGFVTGFCYLVTIMYAIHDYDALFESPYPIAEIYRQATGSAAGATGLLALVLICIGLTLIGLYITCGRTLWALARDGASPRPDVLGKVDHRLGMPMWSTVVSAVLVTVLGAIYVGSTTAFNAFVGSFILLSSSSYLAAILPNLLAGRKRVAYGPFHMRGWIGFAVNGFACAYMSVWFVIYCFPYALPTDAQSMNYACVIWGGLTAFVALWWFLGARKGYEGPTTTGGVVAEMEVGGARHAA
- a CDS encoding TPR domain-containing protein — translated: MRSKGSSSAALSRDANQSSYPYNLGTFHRSVSTTSTDAQVWFSRGLTWAYAFNHEESARCFQKAIDHDPFCAMAYWGLAFVLGPNYNKPWKVFDGHDLAETTRRAHHTIMQAKGHSARATPVESALIDALVRRYPQETPAEDCSRWNQDYAQAMDSVMRAYPDDLDVVALWTDATMNVTPWNLWNYKTGKPTPGARTLEIKDVMDRTFRLRGSLQHPGLLHLYIHLMEMSPTPEAALTIADNLRGLVPDAGHLEHMPTHLDIICGQYRRAIASNSDAIRADSKFLAREGPLNFYTLYRSHDFHFRLYGAMLCGQSKVALETVRELESTISEDLLRVESPPMADWLEGFLGMRMHALIRFGRWDDIHALELPRDPKLYCATTAMTHYAKGVALAVQGRIDEAEQERRLFAEALERLPSSRAVFNNTCQEILAIGEAMLDGELAYRKGDYDTAFAHLRKAVERDDALPYDEPWGWMQPARHALGALLLEQGRVEEAAAVYSADLGIDESLPRAQRHPNNVWALHGLYECLVRLGRDDEARILKPQLNLALAVADVPIKSSCFCRLRTVD